A stretch of Telopea speciosissima isolate NSW1024214 ecotype Mountain lineage chromosome 11, Tspe_v1, whole genome shotgun sequence DNA encodes these proteins:
- the LOC122644951 gene encoding uncharacterized protein LOC122644951 yields MTGYTIWSFHGDDISSNTTVTENVTVDEEDEDIVNMHDILQDAFPGQTFEGVGVGTTSGHTDEIRDDSQKLHRLMQEAEKALYPECNEFTKLSFTVALYHIKCLCNWSDKSFSMLLDLLKKALPQGNTLPNSLYEAKKMVKDLGLSYNKIDACPNDCMLYWKDASNEKSCRICGASRYESKSKVPEKTLRHFPLIPRVQRLYRSSVTSSDMRWHKDGRIDDGKIRHPADAEAWKDFDRQHPTFSADPRNVRLGIASDGFNPFNMKNSYSMWPVVVVPYNLPPWKCMKQTSFMLTLLIPGPNQPGNDIDVYLQPLIDELKLLWDGVDTYDALKKESFRLRACLLWTINDFPAYANLSGWSTKGALACPCCNKDTMSTWLKHSRKHCYLGHRRFLKANHQFRLDKRGFNGSVEFGLEPQPLSGTALLAQMEGVKFPTFGKEPKKDNANKRKRVVGRNELPFNWKKRSLFFELPYWKDNLLCHNLDVMHIEKNVCDNIIDTLLELKGRSKDKLEARLDLKDMNIRPSLHPQRIEGSSKVIVPPASHTMSKVEKEQFCKALEGLKVPDGYSGNISRYVKVTERDISGMKSHDCHVLMQQLLPLAIRVHPMNNVKLVLLSVCGFFRCLCAKIATKDDLNQLKANIVETLCNLERIFPPTFFDVMVHLLVHLPREVLLGGPVHYRWMYPFERFNKTLKDYKRNNRHVEGSIAEGYIANECLTFCSAHIKVLETRLTRPNRNVDNENLQMEQQHWIFSCKGRPLGAATMVQLDWKNIQQAHRYVLLHYEPIDKYRK; encoded by the exons ATGACTGGTTACACGATATGGAGTTTCCATGGGGACGACATATCTTCAAATACCACAGTGACAGAAAATGTTACagttgatgaagaagatgaagatattGTTAACATGCATGACATACTTCAAGATGCATTTCCCGGTCAAACCTTTGAAGGAGTTGGTGTTGGTACCACAAGTGGACACACAGATGAAATAAGAGATGATTCACAAAAATTGCATAGATTGATGCAAGAAGCAGAGAAGGCATTATATCCAGAATGTAATGAATTCACGAAACTGTCATTCACTGTTGCATTATATCACATAAAGTGCCTATGCAACTGGAGTGACAAATCTTTCTCTATGTTAttggatttattgaagaaagcaCTACCACAAGGTAACACCTTGCCGAATTCTTTATATGAAGCAAAGAAGATGGTTAAGGACTTGGGACTCAGTTACAACAAGATCGATGCATGCCCCAATGATTGTATGCTATATTGGAAGGATGCATCTAATGAAAAGTCTTGTCGCATTTGTGGGGCATCAAGGTATGAATCCAAAAGCAAAGTTCCAGAAAAAACATTACGTCACTTCCCTTTGATACCAAGGGTTCAAAGATTGTATAGGTCATCAGTAACATCATCTGACATGAGATGGCATAAAGATGGACGTATAGATGATGGAAAAATACGCCATCCTGCAGACGCAGAAGCATGGAAGGACTTTGACAGACAACATCCAACTTTCAGTGCAGATCCACGGAATGTTAGGCTGGGGATAGCAAGTGATGGATTTAATCCTTTTAATATGAAGAATTCATACAGCATGTGGCCTGTTGTTGTCGTGCCGTATAATTTACCACCATGGAAGTGCATGAAGCAAACATCATTCATGTTGACATTACTAATTCCAGGTCCAAATCAGCCTGGAAATGATATAGATGTGTATTTACAGCCTTTGATAGATGAATTGAAGTTGTTGTGGGATGGTGTTGACACCTATGATGCATTAAAGAAAGAGTCGTTCCGTTTACGTGCCTGTCTTTTATGGACAATCAATGACTTTCCTGCATATGCTAACCTTTCAGGCTGGAGCACTAAGGGTGCATTGGCATGCCCTTGTTGCAACAAAGACACCATGTCAACTTGGCTAAAACACAGTCGTAAGCATTGTTACCTAGGCCATCGTCGGTTTCTCAAAGCAAATCATCAATTTCGATTGGATAAGAGAGGTTTCAATGGTAGTGTTGAGTTTGGGCTGGAACCACAACCCCTTTCAGGTACTGCTTTGCTAGCACAAATGGAAGGTGTGAAATTTCCTACATTTGGTAAGGAGCCTAAGAAGGATAATGCCAATAAACGGAAGAGGGTGGTAGGTCGAAATGAACTACCATTTAATTGGAAGAAGAGAAGTTTATTCTTTGAATTGCCCTATTGGAAGGATAATCTACTTTGTCATAATTTGGATGTCATGCATATAGAAAAGAATGTGTGTGACAACATCATTGATACGTTGTTGGAATTGAAAGGGAGATCAAAGGATAAGCTAGAGGCCCGACTAGATTTGAAAGACATGAACATTAGACCATCTCTACATCCACAGAGGATAGAGGGGAGCTCCAAAGTGATTGTACCTCCAGCAAGCCATACAATGTCCAAGGTAGAAAAAGAACAGTTTTGCAAAGCTTTAGAGGGTTTGAAGGTCCCTGATGGTTATTCTGGAAACATATCACGTTATGTGAAAGTCACTGAAAGGGATATATCTGGAATGAAAAGCCATGATTGTCATGTTTTAATGCAGCAACTCCTTCCTCTAGCAATTCGTGTACATCCAATGAATAATGTGAAGTTGGTGTTGCTGTCAGTGTGCGGGTTCTTTCGATGTCTATGTGCAAAAATTGCTACAAAGGATGATTTGAACCAACTTAAAGCAAATATTGTAGAAACCCTATGCAATCTAGAGAGGATATTCCCTCCTACATTCTTTGATGTTATGGTTCATCTATTGGTTCATTTACCACGAGAAGTATTATTGGGTGGACCAGTCCATTATAGATGGATGTACCCTTTTGAAAG GTTCAACAAGACCCTTAAGGATTACAAACGTAATAATAGACACGTAGAAGGGTCTATTGCAGAGGGATACATTGCAAATGAATGTCTGACATTTTGTTCTGCGCATATCAAAGTACTTGAGACGCGTTTAACCCGTCCAAATAGGAATGTTGATAACGAAAATCTACAAATGGAACAACAACATTGGATTTTTTCATGCAAAGGTAGACCTTTAGGAGCTGCTACAATGGTGCAATTAGACTGGAAAAACATCCAACAAGCACATCGATATGTTCTCTTGCATTATGAACCCATTGATAAATATCGGAAGTAA